Proteins from a genomic interval of Psychrobacter fulvigenes:
- a CDS encoding D-cysteine desulfhydrase family protein: MDYHHIPRQSLGYFPTPLIELTRLSKELAGPKIFMKRDDNTGLALGGNKTRKLEFIIGDALAKGADTIITAGAAQSNHCRQTAAAAASLGLECHLVLGGEEPEQVSGNLLLDKIFGCHIHWAGSHRKGEDIPQIVEQLTQAGKNVYVVPYGGSSELGALAFVEAFKELESQRESINETFTHIVSASSSGGTQAGLMLGNRMFNSPYQIVGINIDKGETDKVPFDQYTLSLANSTAKLIGADYEFSQSDLILNSDYVSEGYGVVGALENEAIALTAQTEGILLDPVYTGRAMGGLIDMIRTGKIKKTDSVLFWHTGGAPALFAYSSDLDIVT, from the coding sequence ATGGACTATCACCACATACCAAGACAGTCATTAGGCTACTTCCCCACCCCTTTAATTGAGCTGACCAGATTAAGTAAAGAACTTGCTGGTCCTAAAATCTTTATGAAACGAGATGACAATACGGGACTGGCACTCGGTGGCAATAAAACCCGTAAGCTTGAGTTTATTATCGGTGATGCGCTTGCCAAAGGTGCTGATACCATCATTACCGCAGGGGCAGCGCAGTCAAACCATTGCCGCCAGACGGCAGCCGCTGCTGCAAGCTTGGGGCTTGAGTGCCATTTGGTTTTGGGCGGAGAAGAACCTGAGCAAGTAAGCGGCAATTTGTTACTGGATAAAATTTTCGGTTGCCATATTCACTGGGCAGGAAGTCACCGTAAAGGTGAAGACATCCCTCAAATCGTGGAGCAATTGACCCAAGCAGGCAAAAACGTCTATGTCGTCCCTTATGGCGGCTCAAGCGAGCTTGGCGCTTTGGCATTTGTAGAGGCCTTTAAAGAATTAGAGTCGCAACGTGAAAGCATAAACGAAACATTTACTCATATCGTCTCTGCCTCTAGCTCTGGCGGCACGCAAGCAGGGTTAATGCTTGGTAATAGAATGTTCAACTCACCCTATCAAATAGTGGGCATCAATATTGATAAAGGCGAAACCGATAAAGTACCTTTTGATCAATATACCCTCTCTCTTGCTAATAGCACGGCAAAACTCATCGGTGCAGATTATGAGTTTTCGCAGTCAGACTTGATACTGAACTCCGATTATGTTAGCGAAGGGTATGGCGTGGTTGGCGCACTCGAAAATGAAGCCATTGCTCTGACTGCGCAAACTGAAGGCATACTATTAGATCCTGTCTATACAGGTCGTGCAATGGGCGGACTCATAGATATGATTCGTACAGGCAAAATCAAGAAAACGGATAGTGTCTTGTTTTGGCATACGGGCGGTGCACCCGCTTTATTTGCTTATTCAAGTGACTTAGATATAGTGACTTAG
- the infA gene encoding translation initiation factor IF-1: MAKDEIIEFEGEVIDTLPNTLFKVRLENGHEIIAHISGKMRKHYIRILTGDKVKVEMTPYDLTKGRITYRGKN; the protein is encoded by the coding sequence ATGGCTAAAGACGAAATTATTGAATTTGAAGGCGAAGTCATCGACACCCTTCCAAACACTTTGTTTAAAGTTCGTTTAGAAAACGGACACGAAATCATTGCTCATATCTCAGGCAAAATGCGCAAGCACTATATCCGCATTCTAACTGGTGATAAAGTTAAGGTTGAAATGACCCCTTACGACTTAACCAAAGGTCGTATTACTTATCGCGGCAAAAACTAA
- the truA gene encoding tRNA pseudouridine(38-40) synthase TruA: MTSPVTPDQPTLSESKTTLTQAAENQDTPTYTLAIAIEFLGTNYHGWQRQKEVLGVQEALEKAIGTVANETVEVVAAGRTDASVHASNMIAHFVTHAYRPTHNWLRGVNSLLPDDIALRWVQPMPADFHARFGAIARRYRYITLNQAQRPAILNHQVTHIHEPLDLAAMQTAAADIAGTHDFSSYRAAACQSNQPIRNVSHANLFAHGQFIVFDIQADGFLHHMVRNLMGTLYAIGKHELQPTDFLDILAKKDRTIAPPTASGDGLYFINAYYPEHYQQLLPKAPLTPIWLNLPD, translated from the coding sequence ATGACTTCACCGGTAACACCTGACCAACCCACATTGTCCGAATCTAAAACCACCCTCACACAGGCCGCTGAAAATCAAGATACCCCTACTTATACGTTGGCCATTGCCATTGAGTTTTTAGGTACCAACTATCATGGCTGGCAACGGCAAAAAGAAGTACTGGGCGTACAAGAAGCTTTAGAAAAAGCTATCGGCACAGTGGCGAACGAAACAGTAGAAGTAGTCGCGGCTGGCCGTACAGACGCTAGCGTGCATGCGAGCAATATGATTGCCCACTTCGTCACCCATGCTTATCGCCCAACTCACAATTGGCTACGCGGCGTCAACAGCTTACTGCCTGATGATATCGCCCTACGCTGGGTACAGCCGATGCCTGCCGACTTCCATGCCCGCTTTGGCGCCATTGCTCGCCGGTATCGTTATATTACTTTGAATCAAGCACAGCGCCCCGCTATTCTCAATCACCAAGTGACTCATATTCACGAGCCACTAGACCTGGCAGCCATGCAAACCGCCGCTGCAGACATAGCTGGAACACATGACTTTAGTAGCTACCGAGCAGCAGCCTGCCAATCCAATCAGCCTATACGCAATGTGAGCCATGCCAATCTCTTTGCCCATGGGCAGTTTATCGTGTTTGATATTCAAGCAGATGGTTTTTTGCATCACATGGTGCGTAACCTTATGGGTACGCTCTATGCCATAGGTAAGCATGAATTACAGCCTACAGACTTCTTAGACATTCTGGCAAAAAAAGATCGTACGATTGCACCACCCACTGCCTCTGGTGATGGTCTATACTTCATTAACGCTTATTATCCCGAGCATTATCAGCAGTTGTTACCCAAAGCACCGCTAACACCCATTTGGCTCAACCTACCTGATTAA
- the queA gene encoding tRNA preQ1(34) S-adenosylmethionine ribosyltransferase-isomerase QueA, whose product MTNHQNTDSILPYLSVADYDYELPDNLIARYPLAQRSASKLLYLPTSEQKEQTNQPQDYIFTELPSLLNTGDLIVFNDTKVMKARLFGKKDSGGRVEVLIERLVDGAILNANTENLDIDSEVSSAQQHIALCHVKASKAPKLGQRLWLADEKMGCVMIGRQDNLFVLGFDAPILPDLERYGELPIPPYFERHADATDNTRYQTVFHDPAKLASVAAPTASLHFDDTILTALADKGINTAFVTLHVGAGTFAPVKTDNLLNHTMHSEYAHLPQATADLINQTHANGKKVIAVGTTVARVLETAYQKTADDRQFVASWSGDTDIFIYPGFKFGVIDRLLTNFHLPKSTLLMLVSAFAGKSAIECAYQHAIDNQYRFFSYGDAMLLDRVDY is encoded by the coding sequence ATGACCAATCACCAAAATACTGATAGCATACTACCCTATCTTAGCGTCGCTGATTATGATTATGAGCTACCTGATAATCTCATTGCCCGCTACCCTTTAGCACAGCGCTCAGCGTCCAAACTCTTATATTTACCTACTAGCGAGCAAAAAGAGCAAACAAACCAGCCACAAGACTATATATTTACTGAGTTGCCCTCACTACTCAATACGGGCGATCTGATTGTGTTTAATGATACCAAAGTAATGAAAGCGCGACTGTTCGGAAAAAAGGACTCGGGTGGCCGTGTTGAGGTACTGATTGAACGCTTGGTAGATGGCGCAATTCTAAACGCAAATACAGAAAACCTCGACATTGACAGCGAGGTGAGTTCTGCACAGCAACATATTGCCCTTTGTCATGTAAAAGCCAGTAAAGCACCAAAGCTTGGGCAGCGCTTATGGTTAGCTGACGAAAAGATGGGCTGTGTGATGATCGGTCGACAAGACAACTTGTTCGTTTTGGGCTTTGATGCGCCTATCTTGCCTGATTTAGAGCGTTATGGAGAACTACCAATACCGCCTTACTTTGAGCGCCATGCTGATGCTACTGACAATACACGCTACCAAACCGTCTTTCATGATCCTGCAAAACTTGCCAGCGTCGCCGCGCCCACGGCGAGCTTACATTTTGATGACACTATTTTAACTGCGTTGGCTGATAAAGGCATTAACACTGCCTTTGTGACCTTACATGTAGGTGCAGGTACCTTTGCGCCAGTGAAAACAGACAATCTGCTCAATCATACGATGCACAGTGAGTACGCGCACTTACCACAAGCCACAGCCGATCTAATCAATCAAACCCATGCCAATGGCAAAAAGGTCATTGCAGTTGGCACGACTGTTGCACGTGTTTTAGAGACAGCTTATCAAAAAACGGCAGATGACAGACAGTTTGTGGCGAGTTGGTCAGGAGATACAGATATTTTTATTTATCCTGGTTTTAAGTTTGGGGTGATCGACAGGCTGCTGACCAACTTTCATTTACCTAAATCTACTCTATTAATGTTGGTATCAGCATTTGCAGGTAAAAGTGCAATTGAATGTGCTTATCAGCACGCCATTGACAATCAATATCGATTTTTTAGCTACGGCGATGCCATGCTACTCGATAGAGTAGATTATTGA
- a CDS encoding L,D-transpeptidase family protein — protein sequence MYPLTKVSSAVVAIGLSTVLFMSPSSAATTNNTDIKNNSSVKNREVSPVTNGVSQKITRDTETASLLNSLLPTIKYNTDNLSTVAKKVNDANWSEGADIDRSIGTKLQALLNWQHNGVGAVDGYWGKNTRKAMQAFQKTNGLAVTEQLNTETWQALTSDDKLATQPVLVNYTLKDSDIDIKTTTIPAGAEAKAKLEGMYYESVIEALAEKFHMSKKYLKTLNPNAKFRAGETIIIYNPGNPNTEQVSRVVADKTTETLYAYDDNGTLVASYPTTVGSTATPSPSGTHTVEVKVHEPNYTFTHADDSQTIIPPGPNNPVGSVWIGLSKPSYGIHGSPDPERISRQASEGCIRLTNWDALALLGTIKDGATVEFK from the coding sequence ATGTACCCATTAACAAAAGTCAGTAGTGCAGTGGTAGCTATTGGTTTATCTACTGTACTATTTATGAGTCCAAGTAGTGCTGCTACAACAAATAATACCGATATTAAAAACAATAGCAGTGTTAAAAACAGGGAGGTTAGTCCAGTAACCAATGGCGTGAGTCAAAAGATTACCCGAGATACGGAGACTGCAAGTTTACTAAATAGTCTATTACCAACGATCAAATATAACACCGACAATCTCTCGACAGTAGCAAAGAAAGTGAATGATGCCAACTGGTCAGAAGGCGCTGATATCGATCGCAGCATAGGTACCAAGTTACAAGCCTTACTGAATTGGCAACATAACGGTGTTGGAGCGGTCGATGGTTATTGGGGTAAAAACACCCGAAAAGCCATGCAAGCCTTTCAAAAGACTAACGGACTAGCGGTGACAGAGCAGCTGAATACAGAGACGTGGCAAGCACTGACTAGTGATGACAAGCTTGCTACGCAGCCAGTATTGGTTAATTATACCCTCAAAGATAGCGATATTGATATTAAGACCACAACCATCCCCGCTGGTGCAGAGGCCAAGGCTAAGCTTGAGGGCATGTATTACGAAAGTGTCATCGAAGCACTGGCAGAAAAATTTCACATGAGTAAAAAGTACCTCAAAACGCTCAATCCGAACGCCAAGTTCAGGGCTGGCGAGACCATCATTATCTATAATCCTGGTAACCCAAATACCGAGCAAGTAAGCCGAGTAGTAGCCGACAAAACAACCGAAACCTTATATGCTTATGATGACAATGGTACCCTTGTTGCCAGTTATCCGACCACAGTGGGTAGCACGGCAACACCTTCACCATCCGGTACACATACGGTTGAAGTAAAAGTGCATGAGCCGAATTATACCTTTACACATGCTGATGACAGTCAGACGATTATCCCGCCAGGACCTAATAATCCCGTCGGTAGTGTCTGGATTGGTTTGAGTAAGCCTTCTTATGGTATCCATGGCTCACCAGACCCTGAGCGTATCAGTCGTCAGGCCTCGGAAGGCTGTATACGCCTGACTAATTGGGATGCATTGGCACTTTTAGGTACCATCAAAGATGGTGCCACAGTAGAGTTTAAGTAG
- the dinB gene encoding DNA polymerase IV: MTDSITPAPRKIIHLDMDAFYASIEQRDFPQYRGKPLVVGGDPSGRGVVAAASYEVRPFGVRSAMSCYEARKRCPEVIFVRPRFDVYRAVSAQIRTIMHRLTPHVEPLSLDEAYLDVTGLQAHQGSATLMANWLRAQILEQTGLTASAGVSFNKMLAKIASDLNKPNGTAVITPADAEAFISALPIERFHGIGKATAKRLHAMGVSNGADLRQVPPELLINEFGKRGQFYHDIAHGRDERAVKSERQHKSVGSETTFRDNLIDDTELLPQIYAQNADAFHQMHTKQLIAYTITLKIKYADFTQITRSHTLSTAFSSAKSAHYWLDKLFLDIPRDLPIRLVGVTYSSLALATETLPQLDLFD, translated from the coding sequence ATGACAGACTCTATCACCCCTGCCCCACGTAAGATTATTCATCTCGATATGGATGCTTTTTATGCCAGTATCGAGCAGCGTGACTTTCCGCAGTATCGCGGCAAGCCATTAGTGGTTGGTGGGGATCCGAGCGGACGCGGTGTGGTAGCCGCTGCCAGTTACGAGGTACGGCCGTTTGGAGTACGCTCTGCCATGTCCTGCTACGAAGCACGCAAACGTTGTCCAGAGGTGATATTCGTACGACCACGATTTGATGTCTACCGCGCTGTCAGTGCCCAAATCCGCACTATTATGCACCGCTTAACGCCTCACGTTGAGCCATTATCATTGGATGAAGCCTATCTGGATGTCACAGGCTTGCAAGCCCATCAAGGCTCAGCCACATTGATGGCCAATTGGCTGCGGGCGCAGATATTAGAGCAGACTGGTCTGACTGCCTCAGCAGGCGTGTCATTTAATAAAATGCTCGCAAAGATTGCCTCTGATCTTAACAAACCCAATGGTACGGCTGTCATCACCCCAGCGGATGCAGAGGCTTTTATCAGTGCGTTACCCATAGAGCGCTTTCATGGTATCGGTAAAGCCACGGCCAAACGCTTACACGCAATGGGAGTGAGTAATGGCGCTGACCTTCGTCAAGTGCCACCTGAGTTGCTCATCAATGAATTTGGTAAGCGCGGACAGTTTTACCATGATATTGCGCATGGGCGCGACGAGCGAGCAGTTAAATCTGAGCGCCAACACAAATCAGTTGGCTCAGAGACCACATTCAGAGACAACTTAATTGACGATACCGAGTTACTGCCGCAAATATATGCACAAAATGCCGACGCCTTTCATCAAATGCATACTAAGCAGCTGATTGCTTATACCATTACCCTCAAAATAAAATACGCTGATTTCACTCAAATTACGCGCTCACATACTCTATCTACGGCTTTTAGCAGTGCCAAATCGGCGCATTACTGGTTAGATAAGCTGTTTTTGGATATACCGCGCGACTTGCCGATCAGATTGGTCGGTGTGACCTACTCTTCCTTAGCGCTTGCGACCGAAACCCTACCGCAGTTAGATTTATTTGATTAG
- a CDS encoding FimV/HubP-related protein, producing MSWHLPHRLTSIHRTVSIALLYSVSSTVLLPAAHAATMGKTIITSAQHEPLAASIAVSDINAQDFAASIASPVVYQQMGLTPTASMSVRFVPTSATTGQLLINTSQPVSMPFADVVLAINDSGQRNVMPKTLLMPLGNSVPVKPSNSVIAGAKKPNLPVVSNPTAQPLAVKRGAPPPLFTEPNINAPIQTQTQTLPQNNTLETSVVSTLPTMSATALPPFKASEAASIPSTIARAPQTADSNNTLTSKADSTSINSTDSNNVSALNNTSSTSKANSTATANTLNATTNSIKKNSDTSLPTNSSVTAQEPSIPVQTPLDANTQNNTVPAVNIDNKQLDILNIQVTRQIQAKKDARKENTDKSIVSQSTPLMISAGKSDADEKPSEEKFATTSAALAAETAMQPAASSNSAAPTSSTVANNTAAAASTYTVQRNDNLWIISQQIAKQNNLDVQTVMTQIKEQNPDAFIARDADLLKADAQLKLPDYDTVPSQQSLQTAIAAQRQYYLQSHSAKAKDSNKKKPLSKTDSNTPKVASKPIPATTKPSAKDTDKPVRTTTKKLPQARFSVLAPGRDGSADGTQTKAAAATGSGLSTDILATLKSARQNTADQAKRIATTRNTLGSYAQKLQLQNQKLAELEARLKKLRNQ from the coding sequence ATGTCTTGGCATTTACCTCACCGATTGACCAGTATCCATCGAACGGTGTCAATCGCACTACTATACTCAGTAAGCTCTACGGTATTGTTGCCTGCTGCACACGCTGCCACTATGGGCAAAACAATCATTACCTCCGCCCAGCACGAGCCCTTGGCCGCGAGCATTGCGGTCAGCGACATCAACGCTCAAGACTTTGCAGCCAGTATTGCAAGCCCTGTCGTCTATCAACAAATGGGATTGACTCCCACTGCCTCAATGTCGGTGCGATTCGTACCAACCTCGGCGACGACCGGTCAGCTGCTTATCAATACTTCACAGCCTGTATCGATGCCGTTTGCGGATGTGGTGCTGGCGATTAATGATAGTGGCCAACGTAATGTGATGCCCAAAACCTTACTCATGCCACTTGGTAATAGTGTCCCTGTTAAACCTTCAAATAGTGTGATTGCTGGTGCAAAAAAACCAAATCTACCAGTCGTCTCAAACCCCACTGCCCAGCCTTTAGCGGTAAAGCGCGGAGCGCCGCCGCCATTATTTACAGAACCAAACATTAACGCGCCGATACAAACACAAACTCAGACATTACCACAAAACAATACTCTGGAAACCTCTGTTGTAAGCACCTTACCAACGATGAGTGCGACTGCTTTACCGCCTTTCAAAGCATCTGAAGCGGCAAGTATACCAAGCACGATTGCCCGTGCTCCGCAAACAGCTGACTCCAATAACACCCTGACCAGTAAAGCTGACAGTACCTCTATCAATAGCACTGATTCAAATAATGTCAGCGCTTTGAACAACACTAGTTCGACTTCTAAGGCTAACAGTACTGCAACAGCAAACACGTTGAACGCTACTACTAATAGTATTAAAAAAAATAGTGACACAAGCTTGCCGACTAATAGCAGCGTTACGGCACAAGAGCCTAGTATTCCTGTACAAACACCTCTAGATGCCAATACTCAAAACAATACTGTGCCAGCGGTTAACATTGACAATAAACAATTAGATATTTTAAATATCCAAGTGACACGGCAAATTCAAGCCAAAAAAGATGCTCGTAAAGAAAATACGGATAAAAGCATTGTTAGTCAGTCAACACCTTTGATGATTAGCGCTGGGAAGAGTGACGCTGATGAGAAGCCCTCCGAAGAGAAGTTCGCTACTACCAGTGCCGCACTAGCAGCAGAAACGGCGATGCAACCTGCAGCTAGCAGTAACTCTGCTGCACCTACCTCATCCACGGTAGCAAATAATACAGCTGCCGCAGCAAGCACGTATACCGTACAGCGTAATGATAACCTGTGGATTATCTCTCAGCAGATTGCTAAGCAAAACAACCTAGACGTACAAACCGTCATGACGCAAATCAAAGAGCAAAATCCTGACGCCTTTATTGCACGAGATGCCGACTTGCTAAAAGCTGATGCTCAGTTAAAACTTCCTGATTATGACACTGTGCCTTCACAGCAGAGCTTACAAACTGCCATTGCTGCCCAAAGACAGTATTACTTGCAGAGTCATTCAGCCAAAGCAAAGGACAGTAATAAGAAAAAACCTTTATCAAAAACTGATAGTAATACACCAAAAGTGGCTTCGAAACCCATACCCGCTACGACAAAACCCTCAGCTAAAGACACTGATAAGCCTGTGCGGACCACCACCAAAAAACTACCACAGGCACGCTTTTCAGTGCTTGCTCCTGGTCGTGATGGTAGCGCAGATGGCACCCAAACCAAAGCAGCAGCGGCAACTGGAAGCGGCTTAAGCACTGATATCCTAGCCACCCTTAAATCGGCTCGACAAAACACAGCAGATCAAGCTAAGCGGATAGCAACTACCAGAAACACCCTTGGTAGTTATGCCCAAAAGTTACAATTACAAAATCAAAAACTGGCTGAGCTTGAAGCTCGTCTAAAAAAATTACGCAATCAATAA
- a CDS encoding FimV/HubP family polar landmark protein translates to MDNMLNIVAGLMVIILLAVLLLRRNKAQKPPTRPITKASKSTATSIPVARKPTESSHPDQSIIDQGATKFDPLTIAQRFIDQQRYDKAIETLERGLKDKPQDTQLSLKLLNIYAITNQHQDFNKTYDAIHSSADTVAIDEANQLKALLDQEQVQNTPVQPQADKEADFESIDFDLSTSQQATQTQPIQNVDSFDNSDDFNTLDLNVQSETVDAQHIDSDNNANDDGFALTLDDLETSELEVSDSETSHAGPDNTEFDISADETFEKPSSTVENIDNDFTFDFDSPADTDLFVEETPKTHAQESHSEESISLENDFVLDLEDLSKEADDFDIQENENAEQNTEIDSSEDFMLFLEDEEEHKNEANILSDFNAQTEEAESVLGMGVADTISQLDELSFDDEISINTNIDTNVDTAINTDTQPTTKDVTAATTDSSVQDSAPADDNMLIDDDFDFDALISSPSADTPVATEGDDTDAISFSEEADTHSQDPVTPEASADFAAQFDADFDFVKTLDNNQVTLDLATQYLQLGEYDSAKRLLNEVVMQGNSEQQSQAQVLLARTA, encoded by the coding sequence ATGGATAACATGCTAAATATCGTTGCAGGCCTAATGGTCATCATACTGTTGGCAGTATTATTACTACGTAGAAATAAAGCGCAAAAACCACCCACTAGGCCTATTACTAAAGCCAGTAAAAGTACGGCTACCAGTATACCTGTAGCAAGAAAACCTACAGAGAGTAGCCATCCTGATCAAAGCATCATTGATCAAGGTGCGACTAAGTTTGATCCTTTGACCATCGCCCAGCGCTTTATAGATCAGCAGCGTTATGATAAAGCGATTGAGACATTAGAACGTGGCTTAAAAGACAAGCCGCAAGATACGCAGTTATCACTCAAATTATTAAATATTTATGCTATTACTAATCAGCATCAAGATTTTAATAAAACCTATGATGCCATTCATTCATCCGCTGATACAGTCGCTATCGATGAAGCGAATCAGCTCAAAGCGTTGTTAGACCAAGAACAAGTACAGAATACGCCAGTACAACCGCAAGCTGACAAGGAAGCAGACTTTGAAAGTATAGACTTTGACCTTTCTACATCGCAGCAAGCTACGCAGACCCAACCTATCCAAAATGTAGATAGCTTCGACAATTCAGATGACTTCAATACACTCGATCTAAATGTACAAAGTGAGACTGTAGATGCACAGCACATTGACTCTGATAATAACGCTAATGATGATGGATTTGCTCTTACTTTAGACGACCTCGAAACATCGGAGCTAGAAGTCAGTGACTCAGAGACTTCTCATGCTGGCCCTGATAACACTGAGTTTGACATCAGTGCAGACGAGACTTTTGAAAAGCCCTCCAGTACTGTTGAAAACATTGATAATGACTTTACATTTGATTTCGATTCCCCTGCAGATACTGATCTTTTTGTAGAAGAAACCCCTAAAACTCATGCACAAGAAAGCCATTCTGAAGAGAGCATCAGCTTAGAAAATGACTTTGTTTTGGACTTAGAGGACTTAAGCAAAGAAGCAGATGATTTTGATATTCAAGAGAACGAGAACGCTGAGCAAAATACAGAGATAGATAGTAGCGAAGACTTTATGCTCTTCTTAGAAGATGAAGAAGAGCATAAAAATGAAGCTAATATTTTAAGCGATTTTAACGCTCAAACAGAAGAGGCTGAAAGTGTCTTAGGCATGGGAGTTGCAGACACCATATCGCAACTTGATGAGCTCAGTTTTGATGACGAAATATCTATTAATACTAATATAGATACTAATGTTGATACTGCCATTAATACTGATACACAGCCGACAACTAAAGACGTAACAGCAGCGACAACTGATAGCTCCGTACAGGATAGCGCACCAGCTGATGACAACATGCTGATCGATGATGATTTTGATTTTGATGCATTGATCTCTTCACCGTCTGCTGATACCCCAGTAGCCACTGAAGGCGATGATACTGATGCTATCAGTTTTAGTGAAGAGGCAGACACACACAGCCAAGATCCAGTGACGCCAGAGGCATCAGCTGACTTTGCCGCGCAGTTTGATGCTGACTTTGATTTTGTCAAAACTTTAGACAATAACCAAGTCACTTTAGATTTGGCAACGCAATACCTGCAGTTAGGTGAGTACGATAGCGCTAAACGCTTGCTCAATGAAGTTGTCATGCAAGGCAACAGCGAACAACAAAGCCAAGCGCAAGTGCTTCTTGCCCGTACCGCTTAG
- a CDS encoding asparaginase, giving the protein MPASSTSLKQKPSVLTPIQLIYAGGTFGSYGRPLAPLDADVFLPALQQLLSEHNKTDNLPAISWLDNTLIKDSSQLTPNDFVHFYTLLLEAYAQGLRQFVLITGTDTLSYLGAFLAEAFAGSDICVVVTGSMRPLLDSEILQTYAIDANSDAWDNLSASLRLAAGGEPGVKISFGGEAWPAQTVQKIHSHDFMAFTGHMRAAYPANSYQKRLPAARLQHWIDDQLTLSASIQAHVEHASIYPIYCVPNSPDVLSAQLSALLEQPPSGIILLGFGAGNVPYSAGLADALSRAYEAGHMVVCASQCPFGGVSDSYAAGSWQYDYHVLAGGRLTIPAIYARLLWLLLRYDTPTRRRQRWTHTINQSDTAAKRNR; this is encoded by the coding sequence ATGCCAGCATCTTCTACCTCTTTAAAGCAAAAACCCTCTGTATTAACCCCTATTCAGCTTATTTATGCTGGAGGTACATTTGGTAGTTATGGACGCCCTTTAGCGCCACTTGATGCTGATGTGTTCTTGCCAGCTTTGCAACAGCTTCTGAGCGAGCATAATAAAACTGACAACCTACCGGCTATCTCTTGGTTGGACAATACGCTGATTAAAGACAGTAGCCAGCTGACACCAAACGACTTTGTACATTTTTATACTTTATTATTAGAGGCTTATGCTCAGGGCTTGCGGCAGTTTGTCTTAATTACTGGTACAGATACTCTCAGTTATCTAGGGGCTTTTTTGGCAGAGGCATTTGCAGGTTCTGATATCTGTGTGGTCGTTACTGGTAGTATGCGTCCACTACTAGACAGTGAGATACTGCAGACTTATGCTATCGATGCAAATAGCGATGCTTGGGATAATCTCAGTGCTTCTCTACGCTTAGCTGCTGGCGGAGAGCCTGGTGTCAAGATAAGCTTTGGCGGTGAAGCATGGCCGGCACAAACGGTACAAAAGATCCATAGTCATGACTTTATGGCTTTCACTGGGCACATGCGCGCCGCTTATCCCGCCAATAGCTACCAAAAGCGCTTGCCAGCTGCCCGCCTGCAACACTGGATAGATGATCAGCTAACGCTTAGCGCATCTATTCAGGCACATGTAGAGCACGCTAGCATTTATCCCATATATTGCGTGCCTAATAGCCCTGATGTCTTAAGTGCACAGCTAAGCGCTTTATTAGAGCAGCCGCCATCTGGCATCATATTATTAGGCTTTGGTGCGGGCAACGTTCCCTACTCTGCAGGCTTGGCTGACGCTTTGAGTCGTGCTTATGAAGCAGGCCACATGGTCGTGTGTGCTAGTCAGTGTCCATTTGGCGGCGTGAGTGACAGTTATGCCGCTGGCAGTTGGCAATACGACTATCACGTACTTGCCGGTGGTCGCTTAACCATTCCCGCGATTTATGCACGTTTACTGTGGTTGCTATTGCGTTATGATACTCCTACGCGCAGACGCCAACGCTGGACTCATACCATAAACCAGTCCGACACTGCCGCTAAAAGAAATCGCTAA